ttacgTGTATTTATATTCTTAGGATATTCATAATATACCTCAATAATTATTTTGCAACTTTTTTGTTTAACATTAACTTTGAGATTCAACTGGATACATTTAACTGGTATTTTCATTTACTCTGTGTAGTACTACACTGAATGACTGTATCAGGGTTTAACATTCAATAGATAGACGttgtttctaaatttttgttgttgttgtttttgtttttgtacgggggaatgaactcaggggcactctaccactgagccacatctccagccctattttgtattttatttagagacagggtttcaccgagttgtttagtgtctcacaattgttgaggctggtgttgaactctcaatcctcctgcctcagcctcgtgaggattataggcgtgcaccactgcacccagctctaatttttgttaattaataataatttaaaaaatttttttagttgtatgtagacataatgcctttatttttagtcatttatttttatctagtgcttaggatcgaacccagtgcctcacccgtgctaggcgagctctaccacgaagccacaaccccagccccctataataattttaatagctGACAAGAGTGTTCATCATATTTTAAGTACTGTTCTAAGAGCTTTATATAAATACTgggagtattttcttttttctttttttaatgtagaatgTTTCTATATACCCTAGCAATGAAATAGTTGGTGGCAGAGTTATTGTTGATTTACTCTTATTTTCATGCTTTTTTCAAAGATTGGTGGTAGGTGGgatatttttcagttaaaaaaatacaacaaaaacctAACTTGAATTTGAACCTATATCTTTCTATCTCTAGAGCCTACTACACTCTAAAATAGCCCACCTACTACATTATGCACATTTCAACTAAAGGCTCATGTTAATGTTGTAGCAAGagtgttatttctttttagtaaGGGCACCTAGATTGCAAAGGTAGCAATTGACTCTGGGACCTCAAAATAAGTTGGTAGCATGTCACATGCACTTCATTGCAGTGCATTGCTCTGGGCTGACCTTCTTTGCATTTAGCAAATAATGAGAAtgagaaatgttctttttttaaaattttttttttagttgttgatagacttttattttatttatttatatgcaatgctgagaatcgaacccagtgcctcacacatgccaggcatgtATGCTACCCTGAGCCCCAGACCCAGCCccagaaatgttcttttttataaGTAAATTTATTATATGGTTGGAAGACATTTTTATGGAATTTAAGCCTCAAATACAGTCCTAAGAATAGTGAATATGAAATAACCAGTAGCAAGTGTACAATTTTAAAACTCGTCTTTGTTTAAAGATACTGTTCGGggatggagttgtagctcagtggcagatcacttccttagcacatgggaggcactggtttcagtcctcagcaacacatttaaaaaataaataaataaataaaataaaggtattatgtccatctacaactaaaaaaaaaatttttttaaagatactgtATGTTTTATTTGCCATATCCatgctttttctgtgttttctgttctTCTTAAGTATCATACTTTTGTTAACCtcctttaaaggaaaaattatccTCAAAACATTCCCAAAGAAATTCTACTACAAATTGGAACTAACTTTGTAGAATTACTTTAGCCTAACTGcccctttaaataaaaatccTAAGGTTGTGAGCATCAAAATCTAATGTACATGCTATGTGTCACAATAATTAAACTCAGCAATGTGGAATTTTTCTTGACCATTTCCCTGGACTCAAATACAGTCCTGAGAATAGTGAATATGAAATAACCAGTAGCAAGAGATTGGTGTTATTCGTTCATTCGATGAACAATTTAATGAGCGTCTACCATGTCCAGGAGATAggcaaagatatatatatatatgaataagcCAGAGGCAGTTTcttccctaaacctaactttctGTTTGCccattattcctttttatttatctgaCAGGGGAGGACCTATATTAATTGTATACAGAGCATTTTTCTTGAGCACATCCTAGGAGATTAAACCTCTTGGCTTGGCTCTGACACATTATAAAGAATTAAAGTCctgtaaatcccagtggcttcagaggctgaggctagaggattgtgagttcaaaaccagactcagcaaaaatcaaggtgctaggcaactcagtgagactctgtctctaaataaaatacaaaaaggctgggatgtagttcagtggtcaagtgcccctgagttcaatccttggtactaactcaaaaaaaaaaaaaattagatattttgaTATCATGTTTTAGGgcaaataaattagaatttgCCAAGAAGTAATAAAAACTTTAGACCTAGTTaaacatcttaaaattaaaatgcttattaACTATTTTCTGTACCTAAGGGAATTTTTGAATGTTGAAATAATGATGTAATCTGTTTTATTTGCCATACCCAAGCACTGTTAGGTAGGACAAAGTCTTCAGTAAGATTGGAGAGCATAGTCAATGCCTGGGCATTTTCTATGTCCAGAGTATTTCCAGTTTGTATTAATCTGCCCATATGGTAAAAATTGGGGACCTAATGAAAGATAGTGATTTTTCAAAAAGAGGCAAAAGAAACTTTCAGGACATGCAATTTTAGATTTTGAGCCTTTCAAACATATATTTCACTTAAAGTTAGATTTTGACTGACTATTCAGATATAAAGAGATAGTTGAATacatttttgcaaaataaaattaaatgattgCATGTTACCAGTGGAAATGTAGAGGATTAGTGCATAAATATGCCAGACATGGCATTCTATAGGTTGAAAGCTAGTTCCTGATTATTCAATAGCTAGTTATTCATTCTGGATCATTTAAATctcaatcttattttttcttgGCAAGAGTCAAGAAAATAAGAGACCTCTGGGCATGGGGcacacccttgtaatcccagcagtttgggaagctgaggcaggagaatctcaagttctaggccagccttagTGACttcgtgaggccctaagcaacttatcaagaccctatctcaaaataaaaaataaaaagaactatggatgtggctcagtgattaagtacccctgggttcaatccctagtacaaaaaagaaaaaaagagagagagaacgtAAGGCCTAGGAAACCATAATTTTGGAAGGTAAAAACTTAAAAGATTATTTCTCAAGCCTCATAGCATAATACATTTCAATGATTTCTCTTATAAGAAATTCAACAGTTCTACTGTTTTCTTTCacataatcaaattaaaaatttaattggagagatgaggttgtggctcaagaggtagagtacttgcctagcatgtgtgaggcactaggttcgatcctcagcaccacataaaaatataaaaataaagatattgtgtccacctgtaactaaaaaaaaaaaaaaaagcaaatatttaaaaaaatttttaattgaatgcTGCCATAGCTTAATTTCTACCACTTGGGAGACAGTAAACAAGCATTTGGAATTTCTTTCCATTATTAAGAGTAGATTATTAAAGCttggaaattttatattttactatttttatttcaaatttaatattGTAGAACATATGTGATCTTTATAGGAAAACTATAAATATCATAACTTTAAAGAAATAGAGGGAATGTTTCAGGAGTATGcttgacctctttttttttttttatagttgtagatggacagaatgcttttattttatttattttttttacgtggtgctaaggattaaacccaatgcctcacacatgctaggcaaaagctctgccactgaactacagccccagccctgcttgacctctttttaaaatatttattattattatttataattgtagatggacacaatacttttattttatttatttacttttatgtggtactgaggatcaaacccagtgcctcacatgtgctaggtaagcgctgtaccactgagctacaactccagccctgttcTTGACCTCTTTAAGAATAATTACCTTGGGTAgggattgtggcttagtagtagagcatttgccttgtacatgtgaggcactgggttcaatcctcagcaccaaataaaaataaataaataaaataaagctaaaaaaatccataaaaaagaataattacctTATTAGGTATGTTTTAAAGGACTAGAATTGAGTAATGGATTCTTTTAATTGAACTTTTCTTTAGTTCTGACACAACACCCCTTTTAAATGGATCAAGCCAAGACAGAATGTTTGAGACAATGGCAATTGAGATTGAACAACTTTTGGCAAGGGTAAGTACTTTCTGTTAATTAATTGTGTACTTGTTATGTATGGTACTATGTTAAATTGTTGCAGACGTATTTATTGAAATCATAACATTCATTTAAGATGTGTTCCTCCCCATGCCACTTGAATTTGATGACAGCCATCCCCAAAATGGGTATTATTTTAGCCTCTCTGAATTACTTGGCGGAAAATGCTGAATGGGTTTTGTTTTGCTATCAGTCAAAAgggcatacatatatatatagaaataatttgCTTTTCGCTGCATATAGTgctttctaaattttgttttaaatttattttttctttttagcttacAGGGGTAAATGATAAAATGGCAGAATATACCAACAGTGCAGGTGTCCCCTCCTTGAATGCAGCACTCATGCATACGTTACAGCGACATAGAGACATATTACAGGTAATATATTGAGCTTGAAATTTTTTACATTATCACAAGagttttgtttgatttgttttttaatcatttaatagggtagataatatgtttttaaaagaataaagagaaaattattctGAGAAGATAAATGATATACTatatagaaattcattttttattgtttttttttcttttttgatcagTAGTGTAAAATTTGGGAAATACTTAATATATCTTGCTTTTTCCTGATGAAGTTGAATGCTTATCACTTGATACATACACTTCCAGAAGACCTGTCAGCTAGCTGTAACAGAAAATAGCCAATATTCATGCATCAACAATAATATGGTGATTTAGATTACACTTTTATCAGGCTTTCAAGATAATATGGAAGGGAGAGTAATTTACTATAAATAGTGTATTGGTTGGGAAAATGCTAGAAGTAttcaataaaagcaaataaatacaaagaCTTATATGGGGGTATTAAAAATGTAGTACTTGAAAgaaggcttttttttcccccctcctccagtactggggattgaccccataGACACTCTACTATTCaactgcatcctcagcccttttttattttttcttttgagataaggtcttgttaagtttctgacgctggccttgaacttgctgtcttcctgattcagtttCTTTCCCAGATTCCTAGGATTAATTAGAGGCAttcaccaccacatccagccaaACATtgtaaatattgataaaatttagcttccatttctaattttaaaaactctttttaaaaaccagaatagaactagagtgtagctcagtggtagagtgtgtgcttagcatacaTAAGGCCCTTGGGTTTGCTCCCCAGCATCATACACAAAACAATAGGAATAGAAAAATTGATCACCTAATGCAGAAATGTGACTCTCAGATTAAAAATCAGCATTGGAGTTAATGGTAAAGCACtgtagataaaaacaaaacaagtataCCTATGTGCACCACAAATATGTAGTATTGTTTTGGAAGTTTGGGTGGGCAATTagtaaaaagaaatctgaaatcaatattagaaaataagagacaaaatttctttcttgtgatAGGATAAGATTATGTGTCTCTATAACCaagaaaattaactgaaaaatgTTAGAAACATTTAATTCAGTAAGatggtagatttaaaaaaaaatggtagactATAAAATTAGTATATAAAACCAAGCAGTTTTTCTACATAGAGTCACCTATTAGAAATATAATGGAAGGGGCTGCagtcaattcccagcaccaccaccacctcctccccccccaaaaaatgaacacaacacacacaaaaaaaacctgtATATATAATGATGAAACTGTAAAATTCTTTATGTATAACTTGTATACTGAGGgacatagaagaaaatgtaagcagaagaaagaattattttgcttttggaTGGGAAAATTTCCCTCTAAGTCGTCTTATAAATTGAATGTCATCCCAATGGAAGTAGCAGggttttttcatgtttgtttcattcttttcatGATATAATGACCCAAAAGTTCATTTGGAATCATACACATACAAGAATAACTAAGAAAAGTAAAGCTCAATAAAGTTTATcttctaaaaataaagataagcagTGGCTAATTTTACCagatattaaaacttattaaaaagttAGAATAGTTAAGACAATTTGATTCTAGAAGAAAAAACATATGTACTAATAGAACAAAATAGAGTTCATATATAGAGTTCCATATATGCATGGAAATGTAGCTTCTGATAAAAGTGGGTGTTTTATATCAggacaaagaaattataaaataaatggaactatAACAATTGACTGTTTGGGGGTTGGAAGATAACCACCTCAATTTCTACCTCAGCCCTCACAACCAGAATAAATTCTAGATGGACCAAggattatatttagaaaaataagcatgtgcaaggcactggcttagtccccagcaatgcaaaaggaaagtaaaacagaaaatgaaaccataaaatttcagaataaagcatggttaaaatttataaattttggagCAGTAGAGGGTTTTCTAAGTAAGGGCAAATCCCAGAAACTGTAGAAAATAACTAATTTTCTTAATACTaagagaaataatagaaatagaaaaaagacaaCTTAAGTCAAGCATGCTGGTACAtccttgtaattccagcagctggggaggcagagacagCAGCCTCAGTTCTAGGTCAGCTTCAACAATtcattgaggccctaagcaacttagcaagaccctgtctcaaaataaaaagggatggagatgtagctcagtagttaagcacccctgggttcaacccctagcaccccaaaaaagaaaaatgacaacttAGGAAAATAGTCAAAGAATATAAATTTGCTCACTTAAATGAGTGGCTGAGGATTGTGGGTATAGCTCACTGATAGAGCCTAGCATACTCTTGGGCCTGAATTCAGTCCttggcaacacacacacacacacacacacacacacacacacacacaggctgaaaCCACAAGATGTTCGGTCATATTCccaaataaaatatgcatatcaaaatgagattttttttcatctatcagattaacaaatattcaaatatttgtaaCCCATGATTGGCAAGCATGTTGAAGAATAGGCACTCATAAGTCATTGGTGGGTCTGTAAATTGGTGCAGTCTTTCTAGTAGGTAATTTAGCTCtatcagaatttttttcccccagtactaggtattgaacccaggatctggcacatgctaggcaagtgttctaccactgagcttcattcccagctttttttttttttctttttaattttattttgagacaggctctcaataaattgcccaggctagacttgaacttgccattctcctgcttcagcctcccaagtaactgggattacaatcatATGTCTGCCCAtctattcaacaaaatatatgtaCAGGAATGATTATTgcagtttttgtgtgtgtgtgtttgtatatattgtgctgacaattgaacccagcacctcacatacAGGTAGGTTAGTACCCTACCACACTGAGTACATTCCTAGCCCCTATTGCagcatttttaatagaaaataatgaagacaacTAGAATGTTTATCAGTAgtgaatttattaaattatgagtCTTAATATTCTATGCAACTATTAAAAGAGTGATGTAGGTTGTAGATACATTTAGGATGTATCTTCCAAACACCTGCTTATCATGCATGAAACCCTGGATTCAGTCTTGTACACCaccagaaataaaagtaaaaataaaggaaaaaagtaatgTAGATTTCCATTTGCTGGTATGGAAAGATTGCTTGACGTTTTATGATCTATAAAAAATAGAGTGTGCATCAGAATGTATAGTATGATTTCTTTAGCAAAATATGAatgcaagccaggcacagtgttgcacacctgtaatcccagcaacttgagagactAAGACAAGGGGAGTGCAAGGTtagggccagtctcagcaacttagcaagaccctgtttcaatttattaatataatttaattaattaattttgatatCAGTATTGAACCCatgtgtgcttaaccactgagccatatccccaaaccttttgtgtattttatttagagacggggtctcaccgatttgcttagggcctttctgctgaggctggctttcaacttgcaatcctcctgcctcagcctcctgagcccctagaattacaggtatgcagcACCACAcccatgtttaaatttttaaaagattaaaaagggctgggtacaTAGCTTCACAGTGAGTGCCTGCAGGTTCAATCCCCTATGttggggggtggagggggagaaagaaataACAGACAAAATTGAATATGTAGAAACATGTTTCttggaagaaaacacaagaaagggATGATAATGGTTATGAATGGtggaacaggatttttttttaaaccctatTCTTTTACTATTCTCCCCATATTcatgtgttttatttgtttttaaaagattagtCAATAGAGGCCTTCTGGGAGatggttcattttatttatgtacttttctgaattaaaaatataatattctttaatgccttttaaaattacagtagtataaaaataaaatgttttaaagattattttgttcCTTGtagttcttttgatttttgttcttcatttaatttattttggaattaaaatTCAGTGGGAGCATTAAAAGGAGAGGATTTGGGCtgaggggtatagctcaatggtgaaGTGTTGTCTAGCATGATGAAGGACCTGGgtgtgatccccagcactgcaaaaaagaaaaaggaaagaaagaaaagaaaagaaaaaaggaagtttaGAAATAAGCCTATTACTAGGTTTATtgagtttaaataaataaacaaaactctcAAAAATTCTATCCTAAACCACTTGAAATCATTTTacttaggattttatttttattcataattatacCTCATAAGACAAGGTACTAAAAGATAGAATGGAAAAATAGTGTTTAGAAATTTACAGTATGATGACATGACTTATGTTGAGACTAGATGTTGATTTATTGCAGGATTATACACATGAATTTCATAAAACCAAAGCAAACTTTATGGCAATACGGGAAAGGGAGAATCTCATGGGATCAGTACGAAAAGATATTGAGTAAGTtaccttttatattattttgtagaGTACTTATGAAGATTTAGAATATAACTGTAGTTAATTGCAGTCAGGATTTAGATTTCAGGGTTTCTAATTATCATTTCAACATTTTTGGAACAGACAGACTGCTATATTCTGGTCCTGATTACTTTGCCAGTCTTATCTCCTGGTTCCCTAGTTTTACCATTGTCTCCTGCCAACCTTGAATTTCCTGTCTTTATTCAAAGTCTAACTTACATGACATCTTCATGAGATCTTCTCTGACCTTTTATATCTACCCTAAGAATAATAACGTAACTGAAGTTCTCCATGTTGCCCTTGATGAACATCtatctcctgctcctctcccttATCCCAACAATTTTATATTCAGGTAGCTATTAATGTAACCTTTATTTCCctgaaattctgaaatatttgtttttttccagatttAATACAAACTCATCATTTTACATTAAATTATTTAAGGACTTCAAACATTTTTATGCTTATCTCAGTCTATaagtttaaagatttttttcttttcttccattccttCACCTCATCCTTGATGATATATTCTAgcatttcatactttttttttttttttttgtggtactggggattgaacccaggcccttgctcATGCTTCACaagctctactattgagccacatcccccagcctgCTTTTCTTAGGTATTCTCGAATAACTTTTCACAAATGAACTTGACTGACCATCAAGTCCAGGTCTGTGGCCATCTAATTGAAGCTGAAGACTTTTCTATTTTGGACCATCTAATGATACCTATCGTTGTCTCATTGTGGTAAATTTATGCTGTTTCATAAACAATGATATACACTTATCACAAATTGGTATGTGTTATGTGTACTCTAAGAAACATTTTCCTAAAGCTCCCTTATTTTGTTATACTACTGTGACAATCATAATATTTTTGTCCCTTGGGTCTTTGTTTAGTTTCTATACAGTTGACTTACATATGCATTTTGAGGAATACAGTGAGAACCACGGTAGAGAGTGGCCTTTAATGTATAAACAGCACTTTTATACTTTGTAGGAGTGACTAGACTGCAACCCTCTATAATGACTTAGTTTTGAAAAATGATGATAAAAGTATGTGCAGCCATTCATTAAACTGTTTCCTGAGCACCAACTATGAGTAAGACATTGTGTAGCCACAATAGATGGTAGAAATGAAAAGACCAGCTTGGCCCTGTTTATAATCTAGGTGCTAGAAGGGAATAAGGTACGTTATTTAAAATAGTGTAACACAAGGCATAATATGATTAGTGAGATGAGGTATAATAACAATACCTGAGACTTTTGTAGTTTTTTGCAGTTTTTGCAGTGGTGCTGCCTCTCAGCCAGTACCTCTGTTTTAGCAGCATGACCCTCTTTTGTCGTAGAGCAACATTTGTGCagtttcttgaattttaaaaaattcaataatttatttttagtggaaCACAGAAAAATGAGAGTGTTAATGATAAGacattttttgtaaaatttaactAAGTTAGAAATCTTTAAGTATACCAAATTTGGCACTTCACTGAATACTTCATTTCATTGGTCCTTAGGCTTAGTTGATGATGACATCtactgttttttttgttgttgttgttgtgtggtgctgggtattgaacccagagccttgtgcatgccaggcaagcactctaccatatGAGTTATATTCCAAGCCCAGTATACActgttttgaagaaaaatttctgttttaatgctTTCCGCTCTACATACCATGTTCTAATCAGTCCATTGTTTTACATCCACTTGGAGAAATTGAAGCTAtagacaaagaaaggaaaagtaacattttttgtttttgactaAGAATATTGGGTTATTTTAATGAAAAGCATAGTAAACACTTAGGTCTTAGAGAAGCATTTATATTTACAATAGCATTCTTAGAGGGAaatgaaaaaagttttaattattcAAAACAATGAAGAGGCACAGTTTGTTCACTTTTGATCTCACTAGGGTCAGTCACTTAATCTGATTTTTATAGTGTTTTCCAAAAATGTTCTTAAGTTTTCTTTATATTGTTCTAGGTCATATAAAAGTGGATCTGGAGTAAACAACAGAAGAACTGAACTATTTCTGAAAGAACATGACCACCTTAGGAAGTAGGTATTATTGAATGTAacttatatataatttcttatatttattaattcacttaTGCAACAAACATTTTATGATGTTATCAGAGAAAGTGCTTTGTTGAtgataattcatttaattttcctaaTGACAGTGCTCAGTAGAAATGGGAGTTGTGGACTGGGGCTGttactcagtggcagagtgcttgcctggtatacacaaggccctgagttcaattcccagtaccacaaaaaaaagggggaaaaaagaaattgtggtCATTCCAATTATTAGGAAGATACTGTGCTGTTGAATATTTTACTTCACTTGTTACTTGTTATGTTTTTTATTATCTTAATGTAATAAGTCTAGTACTTTAATACTTTTGTCTATAATAAATGAatgtacacacatgtgcatagTAAATTGTTTCTATGTGTCTACATAatctatatatgtgtacacactgTATAAACCTATAGTAAAAATGATGATTATGTTTTAATGGTCTGTTATCACGTATTGAAGAAGCTTTATAAAAGGTAATTAGGCCatatatcaaatttaaaagtaaagtttTGTTGTCCAAGatatcagaagaaaatatcaaaaacttGGATGAACTATATGCTTATTTT
This window of the Ictidomys tridecemlineatus isolate mIctTri1 chromosome 3, mIctTri1.hap1, whole genome shotgun sequence genome carries:
- the Gosr1 gene encoding Golgi SNAP receptor complex member 1 isoform X3; this translates as MAAGTSNYWEDLRKQARQLENELDLKLVSFSKLCTSYSHSSTRDGRRDRYSSDTTPLLNGSSQDRMFETMAIEIEQLLARLTGVNDKMAEYTNSAGVPSLNAALMHTLQRHRDILQDYTHEFHKTKANFMAIRERENLMGSVRKDIESYKSGSGVNNRRTELFLKEHDHLRNSDRLIEETISIAMATKENMTSQRGMLKSIHSKMNTLANWGK